From a region of the Octopus sinensis linkage group LG18, ASM634580v1, whole genome shotgun sequence genome:
- the LOC115221757 gene encoding interferon-induced protein with tetratricopeptide repeats 5-like isoform X1 has translation MAEEMQKITGKMQEILQDEGSRRESYRERIKRFPNVMEESFEKTKEVWSSLYKKVENSLNDDILFGLEDEIRQKNVLVYILWQMNDKFSAEKLANEVREKKPDNLVALTNLAFIHLYDGNIPEVRNLLDNLSKLEERENFSLIEAEGKRNVAYCLATISFEDHERAVELYKESLNVCPDDYLCMFSIALLQYRCLRKNIDKEKRCENIKESIQYLEKIRCAFPRHIDKGLMGRTLALIGLFQLSPYNFHSQPAKKYFQRALHISPDDRYVLEKSAYHYIRSNQLEQGRKLLEKAIEIKATSYSHHRLGLLYLRMDTPKYTYVPMNKQFSKETNVFAKVLKHAQSIPHRERNELINKAEYHFQQALELSHECSATLYDIILLYMSLKEYDNARKYCERFKADNKMQDVNFNILFGKLCFKEADVKNDEEEKDQLRCTGMDWFVLALKSAVKFLPFDKDLIEIWEIKEIILDLYEYGNGNTEYKKFVLEFIQSVEDLANDKAFQNILHKSEL, from the exons ATGGCTGAAGAAATGCAGAAAATAACTGGGAAAATGCAGGAAATTCTACAG gatGAAGGAAGTAGAAGAGAATCGTATAGGGAGAGAATTAAAAGATTTCCAAATGTAATGGAAGAAAGTTTTGAGAAAACCAAAGAAGTTTGGTCGTCTCTCTACAAAAAAGTAGAAAATTCGTTGAATGATGATATCTTATTTGGTTTAGAAGATGAGATTCGTCAAAAGAACGTCCTAGTATATATTCTGTGGCAGATGAACGATAAATTTTCAGCTGAAAAATTAGCCAATGAAGTTCGAGAAAAGAAGCCAGATAACCTGGTGGCATTAACCAACCTTGCATTCATTCATTTGTACGATGGAAATATCCCTGAGGTAAGAAACCTTTTGGATAATCTAAGCAAgcttgaagaaagagaaaatttctcgctgatAGAAGCAGAAGGCAAAAGAAATGTTGCTTATTGTTTAGCTACTATATCTTTTGAAGATCATGAAAGAGCTGTCGAACTTTACAAAGAGTCTCTCAACGTTTGTCCAGACGATTATCTGTGTATGTTTTCTATTGCTTTGTTGCAATATCGTTGTTTAAGAAAGAACatagataaagagaaaagatGTGAAAATATTAAGGAATCAATACAGTACTTAGAGAAAATACGATGTGCTTTTCCACGCCATATTGATAAGGGCCTAATGGGAAGAACATTAGCATTGATTGGTTTGTTTCAACTTAGTCCTTATAATTTTCATAGTCAACCAGCTAAAAAGTATTTTCAGAGAGCTCTTCATATTTCCCCTGATGACCGCTATGTTTTGGAGAAAAGTGCCTATCATTATATACGTTCAAATCAGCTTGAACAAGGAAGAAAATTGCTTGAAAAAGCAATTGAAATAAAAGCAACATCATATTCTCATCATCGGCTTGGATTACTTTATCTAAGAATGGATAcaccaaaatatacatatgtcCCAATGAACAAACAATTCTCAAAAGAAACGAATGTATTTGCGAAAGTTTTAAAACATGCTCAAAGTATTCCTCATAGAGAAAGGAATGAGTTAATCAACAAAGCTGAATATCACTTTCAACAAGCTCTTGAACTTTCTCATGAATGTTCAGCTACTCTCTAtgatatcattttattatatatgtcttTGAAAGAATATGACAATGCCAGGAAGTATTGTGAAAGATTTAAAGCAGATAACAAAATGCAAGATGttaattttaacattttgtttggaaaattatgttttaaagaagcagatgtaaaaaatgatgaagaagaaaaagatcaatTAAGATGTACAGGAATGGATTGGTTTGTTCTGgctcttaaatctgctgtaaaaTTTCTTCCTTTCGACAAAGACCTGATAGAAATTTGGGAGATAAAGGAAATAATACTTGATTTATATGAGTATGGAAATGGAAATACTGAATACAAAAAATTTGTTTTGGAATTCATTCAGTCAGTAGAAGACCTTGCCAATGACAAAGCGTtccaaaatatacttcacaagaGTGAATTATAA
- the LOC115221757 gene encoding interferon-induced protein with tetratricopeptide repeats 5-like isoform X2 — MAEEMQKITGEMQEILLDEGSRRESYRERIKRFPNVMEESFEKTKEVWSSLYKKVENSLNDDILFGLEDEIRQKNVLVYILWQMNDKFSAEKLANEVREKKPDNLVALTNLAFIHLYDGNIPEVRNLLDNLSKLEERENFSLIEAEGKRNVAYCLATISFEDHERAVELYKESLNVCPDDYLCMFSIALLQYRCLRKNIDKEKRCENIKESIQYLEKIRCAFPRHIDKGLMGRTLALIGLFQLSPYNFHSQPAKKYFQRALHISPDDRYVLEKSAYHYIRSNQLEQGRKLLEKAIEIKATSYSHHRLGLLYLRMDTPKYTYVPMNKQFSKETNVFAKVLKHAQSIPHRERNELINKAEYHFQQALELSHECSATLYDIILLYMSLKEYDNARKYCERFKADNKMQDVNFNILFGKLCFKEADVKNDEEEKDQLRCTGMDWFVLALKSAVKFLPFDKDLIEIWEIKEIILDLYEYGNGNTEYKKFVLEFIQSVEDLANDKAFQNILHKSEL; from the exons ATGGCTGAAGAAATGCAGAAAATAACTGGGGAAATGCAGGAAATTCTACTG gatGAAGGAAGTAGAAGAGAATCGTATAGGGAGAGAATTAAAAGATTTCCAAATGTAATGGAAGAAAGTTTTGAGAAAACCAAAGAAGTTTGGTCGTCTCTCTACAAAAAAGTAGAAAATTCGTTGAATGATGATATCTTATTTGGTTTAGAAGATGAGATTCGTCAAAAGAACGTCCTAGTATATATTCTGTGGCAGATGAACGATAAATTTTCAGCTGAAAAATTAGCCAATGAAGTTCGAGAAAAGAAGCCAGATAACCTGGTGGCATTAACCAACCTTGCATTCATTCATTTGTACGATGGAAATATCCCTGAGGTAAGAAACCTTTTGGATAATCTAAGCAAgcttgaagaaagagaaaatttctcgctgatAGAAGCAGAAGGCAAAAGAAATGTTGCTTATTGTTTAGCTACTATATCTTTTGAAGATCATGAAAGAGCTGTCGAACTTTACAAAGAGTCTCTCAACGTTTGTCCAGACGATTATCTGTGTATGTTTTCTATTGCTTTGTTGCAATATCGTTGTTTAAGAAAGAACatagataaagagaaaagatGTGAAAATATTAAGGAATCAATACAGTACTTAGAGAAAATACGATGTGCTTTTCCACGCCATATTGATAAGGGCCTAATGGGAAGAACATTAGCATTGATTGGTTTGTTTCAACTTAGTCCTTATAATTTTCATAGTCAACCAGCTAAAAAGTATTTTCAGAGAGCTCTTCATATTTCCCCTGATGACCGCTATGTTTTGGAGAAAAGTGCCTATCATTATATACGTTCAAATCAGCTTGAACAAGGAAGAAAATTGCTTGAAAAAGCAATTGAAATAAAAGCAACATCATATTCTCATCATCGGCTTGGATTACTTTATCTAAGAATGGATAcaccaaaatatacatatgtcCCAATGAACAAACAATTCTCAAAAGAAACGAATGTATTTGCGAAAGTTTTAAAACATGCTCAAAGTATTCCTCATAGAGAAAGGAATGAGTTAATCAACAAAGCTGAATATCACTTTCAACAAGCTCTTGAACTTTCTCATGAATGTTCAGCTACTCTCTAtgatatcattttattatatatgtcttTGAAAGAATATGACAATGCCAGGAAGTATTGTGAAAGATTTAAAGCAGATAACAAAATGCAAGATGttaattttaacattttgtttggaaaattatgttttaaagaagcagatgtaaaaaatgatgaagaagaaaaagatcaatTAAGATGTACAGGAATGGATTGGTTTGTTCTGgctcttaaatctgctgtaaaaTTTCTTCCTTTCGACAAAGACCTGATAGAAATTTGGGAGATAAAGGAAATAATACTTGATTTATATGAGTATGGAAATGGAAATACTGAATACAAAAAATTTGTTTTGGAATTCATTCAGTCAGTAGAAGACCTTGCCAATGACAAAGCGTtccaaaatatacttcacaagaGTGAATTATAA